A genomic region of Macaca mulatta isolate MMU2019108-1 chromosome 5, T2T-MMU8v2.0, whole genome shotgun sequence contains the following coding sequences:
- the CXCL8 gene encoding interleukin-8 precursor yields the protein MTSKLAVALLAAFLLSAALCEGAVLPRSAKELRCECIKTYSKPFHPKFIKELRVIESGPHCANTEIIVKLSDGRELCLDPKEPWVQRVVEKFVKRAENQNP from the exons ATGACTTCCAAGCTGGCGGTGGCTCTCTTGGCAGCCTTCCTGCTTTCTGCAGCTCTGTGTGAAG GTGCAGTTTTGCCAAGGAGTGCTAAAGAACTTAGATGTGAGTGCATAAAGACGTACTCCAAACCTTTCCACCCCAAATTTATCAAAGAACTGAGAGTGATTGAGAGTGGACCACACTGTGCCAATACAGAAATTAT TGTAAAACTTTCCGATGGAAGAGAGCTCTGTCTGGACCCCAAGGAACCATGGGTGCAGAGGGTTGTGGAGAAGTTTGTGAAGAG ggcTGAGAATCAAAATCCATAA